Part of the Syntrophorhabdaceae bacterium genome, CACTGCGAGATGATCCAGGACAGCTATATCTTCAACGAAATCAAGAAAGTTGAACTCGGATATGCTGAGTATGTCGGGCTTTTTAAAATGTGCTCAGACCCGGATGATAAAGATAAGATTAACCCTAACCTCAAGGCGTTGTGGACGGAAACACTTAAGGCCAGCCACCCTACCGCTGTTGAAAGGTTTGACAAAATTGATCCTGATAACTGGCATGAAAACTTTTTGTCCCGCATAGACTCTGCCGCTGACCCGTTGGCTGTTTTTCGGCACTTTGGAGAAGAGAAAAATCTCGTTTATAAAAAAACTGCGGATATAGACCCCGAAGAAAGACGGCAGTTTATTGAACAGGTCATGCTGCCAGGAAACAAAACTGGCACGTTTAGGAAAGATGCCTTTGACAAAGCAGTTAATGTTGTTATTGATACATGGGATCGTCTCTTTGTAGATGTCGAAAAGAAAAATCCAGATGGAATCAACATATACCTTAAAAATTGGAACCTTGATACAGGGGTCGATGAAGACAGGGCGTATTTCTGGCCTTAAAAAGGGGAGGATATTCATATGAAACGATTGGCCATCTTTTTAGTTGTTATTGTTCTTCTTGGTTGTGCGAATACCGGCCTAGTGTCGAGGCATAGCGAAGGGCAAATAAAAGAATACTCCGCCACATCTATCACGCTTTCCGATTTTTCAAAGAAAATTATAGGGCATTATCAATTGCAAAACATGCCTGTGCCAAATAATTTTGATGCCAACCAATTCTTTTCCCTATTAGAAAAAATATACCCTGATCAGCCTCGGGTACAATCTGTCAAAAACAACTACAAGGTATCGGCGCGCCCACTCAATGGCGGCTATTCAGTGATGCTTTGCGATCCAAAGACAGACGCGAAAATCATGGAGGATTTAAGCTGTCACCTGACACATGTTGAGATCAGGTCATGGGAAAACAACACAGATATCCAATGTGCTTTTGAGAATAATTGGAAACCCCTGTGTAAATGAAATCGATTATATGATTATCTTACTTAAAAGAGGGCGATATGGAAAAGGAAGTTTGGAATCTCAGCGCAACAATTGCAGGAAATTTTTTCCTTGTTAAAAATGAAGATTTGTTTCCTAAATCTCCACCTCACTCATCGTTAAAAAATCTTAAGCTGATACCTCAGTTTGATAAACAGGGAAAACAAAATGGAATATTCGAATTAGAAATGCAATTTGAAGTTAATTCCGTTGAAAATCATGTTGATTCAAAACTTCCGGCAGATTTAGGAAGGAAATTATTTTATCATTTTATAGATATACTTACTTTTTTATCTGGTTATCCTATAACTATTCTAAAAGGCCCCTCGTTAGTTTTTCACTTCTCCGATGTAAAGAAACATCGTACAATAGCATTTAGTGATGAATATCGCTCTTTTGGACCTATGGTTCCAATTATAAATACCAGCCTACTTTCTTCTTTAGAAATAGATTCCGTCCAGAAAAGAATTATGTCCTGGTTCAGAAAAGGGTTACAAGAACCAGATATCGTAAATGCAGTAATTTCATTTTGTGTATCTTTAGAAATAATGGCAGACCAATTCCCCTGCAATGAAGGCGTAAATAGAAAATGCCAACACTGTGGATATGTATCTATCATTGATCCAGGAATGAGGCAAAAAATTGAAACCTTTATGGTAAATCAGATAGGTTTCACTAAAGCTGACTTTCGCAAGGTGTGGGAGGTTCGAAATAGCCTCTTTCACGGAGGCTATGATTCGTATGTCCCTAACGCAACAGAACTTCACAGCACAAGAAGGATTTTGACTGTTTCGATAGTTAAAGGACTCAAGAAATTGCTAAAACTCATGCCCGATGAGCCTCCGTCAGAAGATCCAGCTATGTTTCCATTTTATGACCCATTTTTAGATGTTGTTTACAGGGACCCATGATAACTTGTATTTAACCAAAGACCTCACTGTCTTTAAATATAATCCGAAATCCCTTCCCTCATAAAACTCCGAATATCCAGGATAACGACATTGCCGTTTTTGCCGGTGTTAGTTTTGTTCCAGGCTGCTTGAATACTTTTTGAGATGGCTTTGTTTAGGCCAAGCGAGAAGACCTTATCGTAGCCTGCCTCAAGGTTCTTGTTGATATTTTCAACCGCGTCTGATTTGCCGGTCTCGATTTCAATGGCAATTAAGCTACCTTCATGAGTAGCGTCTATATCAACAGCCTGGCCCTGGCCAAGCGGCTTCTCGATTTCAACTTGATAGCCCATTTGCTTGCAGTGCTCGGCTATCCGGTATTTCCAGTATTCATGCGCAGGCCCTCCTTCCCGCTGGTCAGGGATCTCTATTCCGCTTTTTCGAAGAACATTTTTGCCTTCTTTGCTTAGCTGAAGATATCTGACCTTTCCTTCAGGCGTAGTGATTATTGAAGAAGATAGAAGGCCTGACGCAACAACATCCTTTATGATTTTGTTCCCATGCCGCACGCTTAGACCAAGTCTTTCATATCTCTCTGCTATTCCCGATATAGGATAATGAATAACGTCTTCGAGTAGTCGTCTCTCATCCTCTCTGATTTCACTATTCTTATAATATTGTTTTTCAATATTACCTTGAGGCGGAATAAGTGGAATCTCTTCGCATATTACTGGAAGGAGTGGAATCTCTTCGTTCAGGGCGGAATCACCTAGAATTTGCCTTTTTATCTGTTCATCGCTGACCAATCCTTTCTTGAGTTTTAAGGAGGGGAACCTGACAAGAAAAGGCTTTGGCCATCGGCCTTGCAGCTTTACAATGGCCTCTCCTACTTCGAGTTTTCCAAGATACGCCCTCTCGCTTATCTCAAGAAGCATAGCCTCGGCTATTGTGTTGACATCTCGCGCGTGCTTGAGGTTCATGGCAATGGTGCAATAAGTGTTTCCAAGGCTTGGGATGGAAATGAGTGATGGGTGCTGGTCGATCAGCGTTATGGACTC contains:
- a CDS encoding zinc dependent phospholipase C family protein; protein product: MAGTFTHWMVVEEALDIYNRLPQKHPYFFKILKQNHFICLGAVGPDYPYLSELLGGFLRVHSWADRMHYENTSEFIGHGIKSLLGLNGDAFDICLAWLCGFTTHIVADSVIHPVVQAIVGPYIFNSGEHRHCEMIQDSYIFNEIKKVELGYAEYVGLFKMCSDPDDKDKINPNLKALWTETLKASHPTAVERFDKIDPDNWHENFLSRIDSAADPLAVFRHFGEEKNLVYKKTADIDPEERRQFIEQVMLPGNKTGTFRKDAFDKAVNVVIDTWDRLFVDVEKKNPDGINIYLKNWNLDTGVDEDRAYFWP